A part of Saliniradius amylolyticus genomic DNA contains:
- the birA gene encoding bifunctional biotin--[acetyl-CoA-carboxylase] ligase/biotin operon repressor BirA: MSLSVEQRRSTLVARLADGQFHSGESLGRALGVSRAAVNKHIQALTALGLDVYKVTGKGYRLSGPLTLLEESQLATHRQAILGAPVKVMNVVDSTNTQLKCDQELHYSGAVCVAQAQTAGRGRMGRQWLSPFGANLYLSMFWCFGGGYSALQGLSLMVGLVVSEALDELGYPGTKLKWPNDVYLEGKKLGGILIEVEGQMNDECQAVIGLGLNLDMPDNVAMGIDQPWTDLTREFGQEVDKNRLAARIIDRLHEGVLRFEEQGLTPFQERWNKRDHFAGQSVRMLCGKQEFQGICLGINQDGALILDTKAGQKTFFGGEVSVRPL; encoded by the coding sequence ATGAGCCTATCCGTAGAACAGCGTCGCTCAACGTTAGTAGCGCGGCTGGCCGACGGTCAGTTTCATTCCGGTGAGTCTCTCGGTAGGGCGTTGGGAGTCTCCAGAGCGGCTGTGAACAAGCATATTCAGGCTCTGACGGCGCTAGGGTTAGATGTGTATAAAGTAACAGGGAAGGGTTATCGCCTAAGTGGTCCTTTGACTCTTTTGGAGGAGAGTCAATTAGCCACACATCGTCAAGCCATTTTGGGTGCGCCTGTCAAAGTCATGAATGTGGTGGACTCTACAAACACCCAATTAAAATGTGACCAGGAACTGCATTATTCAGGGGCTGTCTGTGTGGCTCAGGCTCAGACGGCAGGTAGAGGCCGAATGGGTAGGCAATGGCTATCGCCGTTTGGTGCCAATCTTTACTTGTCCATGTTCTGGTGCTTTGGAGGCGGTTATTCAGCGTTGCAAGGCCTGAGTCTGATGGTGGGGCTCGTTGTCAGCGAGGCCCTTGATGAACTTGGCTATCCCGGGACTAAGTTAAAATGGCCGAATGACGTTTATCTTGAGGGTAAAAAGCTAGGCGGCATTTTAATCGAGGTAGAAGGGCAAATGAACGATGAGTGTCAGGCGGTTATCGGGTTAGGCCTGAATCTGGATATGCCGGATAACGTTGCTATGGGTATCGACCAGCCATGGACCGACTTAACACGCGAATTTGGGCAAGAAGTGGATAAGAACCGTTTGGCAGCAAGAATTATCGACAGACTTCATGAGGGGGTACTTCGTTTCGAAGAACAGGGATTAACCCCTTTCCAAGAACGCTGGAATAAACGTGATCATTTTGCTGGTCAGTCGGTGAGAATGCTCTGTGGTAAACAGGAATTCCAGGGAATATGTCTGGGGATTAACCAGGACGGTGCCTTGATTCTGGATACTAAAGCCGGCCAGAAGACGTTTTTTGGGGGAGAGGTCAGTGTCCGTCCCCTATAG
- the rpsK gene encoding 30S ribosomal protein S11, whose translation MAKAPTRSTRKRVKRQVADGMAHIHASFNNTIVTISDRQGNALAWATAGGSGFRGSRKSTPFAAQVAAERAGTAAQEYGLKNLEVFVKGPGPGRESAIRALNATGYRITNITDVTPIPHNGCRPPKKRRV comes from the coding sequence ATGGCAAAAGCACCAACACGCAGTACACGTAAACGCGTAAAACGCCAGGTTGCAGACGGTATGGCTCATATCCATGCGTCTTTCAACAATACAATTGTGACCATTTCAGATCGTCAGGGTAACGCTTTGGCATGGGCAACTGCGGGTGGCTCCGGCTTCCGTGGTTCTCGTAAGTCGACCCCTTTCGCTGCTCAGGTAGCAGCCGAGCGCGCTGGTACAGCGGCTCAGGAATACGGTCTGAAGAATCTGGAAGTGTTCGTTAAAGGTCCCGGTCCAGGTCGTGAATCTGCGATCCGTGCCCTGAATGCAACAGGTTACCGTATCACTAATATTACCGATGTGACCCCTATTCCTCACAACGGTTGTCGTCCACCCAAGAAACGTCGCGTATAA
- the secY gene encoding preprotein translocase subunit SecY codes for MAKPGLESGAKGGLSELKSRLLFVLGAIIVFRLGSFVPIPGIDPAVLAELFEQQKGTIVEMFNMFSGGALERASVLALGIMPYITASIIMQLMTVVHPAMAELKKEGEAGRRKISEYTRYGTLVLATFQSIGIATNLPNLMQGLVINPGFGFYFTAVVSLVTGTMFLMWLGEQITERGIGNGISILIFAGIVAGLPTALGQTFEQARQGDLNLLFLLLIGVIVIAVTYFVVFVERGQRRIVVNYAKRQQGRKVFAAQSTHLPLKVNMAGVIPPIFASSIILFPGTLASWFGQNESMSWLQDVSLMLSPGQPLYVMLYAATIIFFCFFYTALVFNPRETADNLKKSGAFVPGIRPGEQTSRYIDKVMTRLTLAGALYITFICLVPEFMMIAWNVQFYFGGTSLLIIVVVIMDFMAQVQTHLMSHQYDSVLKKANLKGYGR; via the coding sequence ATGGCTAAACCAGGACTGGAATCAGGCGCAAAAGGCGGTCTGTCTGAGCTGAAGTCAAGACTGCTGTTTGTCTTGGGTGCGATTATCGTATTCAGGCTCGGCTCTTTCGTACCTATTCCAGGTATTGACCCTGCCGTGCTGGCCGAGTTGTTCGAACAGCAAAAAGGCACCATCGTAGAAATGTTTAACATGTTCTCCGGTGGTGCGCTTGAGCGGGCGTCGGTGCTTGCCTTAGGTATCATGCCTTACATCACAGCCTCCATTATCATGCAGTTGATGACCGTAGTTCATCCGGCCATGGCGGAGCTGAAGAAAGAGGGCGAGGCAGGACGTCGTAAAATCAGTGAGTACACCCGTTACGGGACACTGGTATTGGCGACCTTCCAATCGATTGGTATTGCCACCAATCTGCCTAATCTGATGCAAGGTTTGGTGATCAATCCTGGTTTCGGCTTTTACTTTACGGCCGTGGTGAGTCTGGTCACCGGCACCATGTTTTTGATGTGGTTAGGTGAGCAGATTACGGAACGAGGTATCGGTAACGGTATCTCGATCCTGATTTTTGCGGGTATTGTCGCCGGTCTGCCGACGGCATTAGGTCAGACATTCGAACAAGCCAGACAGGGCGACCTGAATCTGCTGTTCTTGTTGTTGATCGGTGTCATTGTCATCGCCGTGACCTACTTTGTGGTATTTGTGGAACGTGGCCAACGTCGAATCGTGGTCAACTATGCTAAGCGTCAGCAGGGCCGTAAGGTGTTTGCCGCGCAAAGCACCCATCTACCGCTTAAGGTTAATATGGCAGGTGTTATTCCACCGATCTTCGCATCCAGCATCATTCTGTTTCCCGGAACACTGGCAAGCTGGTTCGGCCAAAATGAGTCCATGTCCTGGTTGCAGGATGTGTCACTGATGTTGTCCCCTGGCCAGCCACTCTATGTGATGTTGTACGCAGCAACCATTATCTTCTTCTGTTTCTTCTACACCGCGTTGGTGTTTAACCCTCGCGAGACGGCAGATAACCTGAAGAAGTCTGGTGCTTTTGTTCCCGGTATTCGTCCCGGTGAGCAAACGTCGCGATACATCGATAAAGTGATGACTCGTCTGACACTGGCTGGTGCGCTTTACATTACCTTTATTTGTTTGGTGCCCGAATTCATGATGATCGCCTGGAACGTTCAGTTCTACTTTGGCGGCACATCACTGCTGATTATCGTAGTGGTTATCATGGACTTTATGGCACAGGTGCAGACTCATTTGATGTCCCATCAATATGATTCTGTTCTCAAAAAAGCCAACCTGAAAGGCTACGGCCGGTAA
- the murB gene encoding UDP-N-acetylmuramate dehydrogenase, which translates to MFDLSQLHTFGLSAKARNLVHWRDDSRLLIDRDEPHYILAGGSNTVFVDDFDGTLICVEGQGVSVTETDTDYVVTAQAGENWHDLVCALLAKGIDGLENLALIPGTVGAAPIQNIGAYGRELSEFCQSVDVRDKFTGEELQLTRRECQFGYRDSFFKRPEGQNLLVRSVTLALPKTWRPELSYGALTDLSKDCTAQQICEAVINIRSAKLPDPEKIGNAGSFFKNPVIEADHYDKLLADFPAMPGHPLSDGRIKVPAAFLIDKLGYKGYEREGIGCHASQPLVLFNTGEGSGQALLNMAREIRDAVYKRFAIQLHNEVRLVGRTGLVEL; encoded by the coding sequence TTGTTCGATCTTTCTCAGTTACATACGTTTGGTTTGTCGGCAAAAGCCAGAAACCTTGTCCATTGGCGCGATGACTCTCGCTTGCTTATCGATCGGGATGAGCCACATTATATTTTGGCTGGCGGCAGTAATACGGTGTTTGTGGACGATTTTGACGGGACTCTCATATGCGTGGAAGGGCAGGGAGTATCGGTTACTGAGACAGACACAGACTATGTGGTGACAGCCCAGGCTGGTGAGAACTGGCATGACTTGGTTTGCGCGCTATTAGCGAAAGGGATTGATGGTCTAGAGAACCTGGCCCTGATACCTGGCACCGTGGGCGCCGCACCGATACAGAATATCGGCGCCTATGGCAGAGAGTTGTCCGAGTTTTGTCAGTCGGTCGACGTACGAGACAAATTTACCGGGGAAGAGCTGCAGTTGACTCGCCGCGAATGCCAGTTTGGCTATCGGGATAGCTTCTTTAAGCGCCCCGAAGGTCAGAATTTACTGGTACGGTCGGTTACGCTCGCATTACCAAAAACATGGCGGCCAGAGCTCTCCTATGGTGCATTGACCGATTTATCGAAAGACTGCACTGCACAACAAATCTGCGAGGCTGTGATTAATATTCGCTCTGCCAAACTACCTGACCCCGAGAAGATAGGTAATGCCGGCAGCTTCTTTAAGAACCCCGTCATTGAGGCGGATCATTACGATAAGTTGTTGGCGGACTTTCCTGCAATGCCTGGCCACCCGTTATCGGATGGCCGAATAAAAGTCCCCGCGGCTTTTCTTATCGATAAGCTTGGTTATAAAGGTTATGAGAGGGAGGGAATTGGCTGCCACGCAAGTCAGCCTTTAGTGCTGTTTAATACCGGAGAAGGCTCTGGTCAGGCGCTGCTTAATATGGCACGGGAGATTCGTGATGCCGTATATAAAAGGTTCGCCATTCAACTGCACAACGAAGTCCGACTGGTTGGCCGGACCGGCCTGGTTGAGTTATGA
- the rplQ gene encoding 50S ribosomal protein L17, producing MRHRKSGRQLNRNSSHRQAMFRNMAGSLVKHEIIKTTLPKAKELRRVIEPLITLAKQDSVANRRLAFARTGDKEVVGKLFTDLGPRYSERPGGYVRILKCGYRTGDKAPMAYIEFVDRPVEAEEVTEEAAAE from the coding sequence ATGCGCCATCGTAAGAGTGGTCGTCAGTTAAATCGTAACAGCAGCCATCGTCAAGCGATGTTTCGCAATATGGCCGGTTCTTTGGTGAAACACGAAATCATCAAAACAACCCTGCCAAAGGCGAAAGAGTTGCGTCGCGTTATTGAGCCGCTTATCACCCTTGCTAAGCAAGACAGTGTTGCTAATCGCCGTCTGGCGTTCGCCCGCACTGGTGATAAAGAAGTGGTTGGTAAACTATTCACTGACTTAGGTCCTCGTTATAGCGAGCGTCCTGGTGGGTATGTCCGCATCTTAAAATGCGGCTACCGTACCGGTGACAAAGCTCCTATGGCCTACATTGAGTTTGTTGACCGTCCAGTAGAAGCGGAAGAAGTAACCGAAGAAGCTGCAGCTGAATAA
- the rpmJ gene encoding 50S ribosomal protein L36, translating to MKVRASVKKICRNCKIIKRNGVVRVICTEAKHKQRQG from the coding sequence ATGAAAGTTCGTGCATCTGTAAAGAAGATCTGCCGTAACTGTAAGATCATCAAGCGCAACGGTGTTGTGCGTGTGATCTGTACCGAAGCTAAGCATAAGCAACGGCAGGGTTAA
- the rpsE gene encoding 30S ribosomal protein S5 has product MAKVEVQNGELLEKLIAVNRVSKVVKGGRIFSFTALTVVGDGNGRVGFGYGKAREVPAAIQKAMERARRNQVSVTLKGTTLQHAVKGRHSGSKVYMQPASEGTGIIAGGAMRAVLEVAGVHDVLSKCYGSTNPMNVVRATIKALQDMKAPQDVAAKRGLSVEEILG; this is encoded by the coding sequence ATGGCTAAAGTAGAAGTTCAAAACGGTGAACTGTTAGAAAAGCTGATTGCCGTAAATCGTGTATCAAAAGTCGTTAAAGGTGGTCGCATCTTTAGCTTCACCGCACTGACTGTAGTGGGTGATGGCAATGGTCGCGTTGGCTTTGGCTATGGTAAAGCGCGGGAAGTTCCTGCCGCTATCCAGAAAGCAATGGAGCGTGCACGTCGTAATCAGGTTTCTGTAACCCTGAAAGGCACCACGCTGCAGCACGCCGTAAAAGGGCGTCATTCTGGTTCCAAAGTTTATATGCAACCTGCTTCTGAAGGTACGGGTATCATCGCCGGTGGTGCGATGCGTGCGGTACTGGAAGTGGCTGGCGTGCATGACGTACTGTCAAAATGTTACGGCTCCACCAACCCGATGAACGTGGTTCGTGCGACTATCAAGGCTCTTCAGGATATGAAGGCGCCTCAGGATGTTGCCGCGAAGCGTGGTCTGTCCGTCGAAGAGATTTTGGGGTAA
- the rplO gene encoding 50S ribosomal protein L15, which produces MRLNTIAPAPGAKNTAKRVGRGIGSGLGKTGGRGHKGQKSRSGGTVKPGFEGGQMPIQRRLPKFGFTSRKSFVTDQVTLTEITKVDGDVASLETLKAAGIVRKHVEFVKVIKSGEAARAVTVSGLKVTKGAREAIEAAGGKVEE; this is translated from the coding sequence ATGCGTTTGAATACTATTGCTCCTGCACCAGGAGCCAAAAATACAGCTAAGCGTGTCGGTCGTGGTATCGGCTCTGGCTTAGGCAAAACCGGTGGCCGTGGCCACAAAGGTCAAAAATCTCGTTCTGGCGGCACTGTGAAGCCTGGTTTCGAGGGTGGCCAAATGCCTATCCAGCGTCGTCTGCCTAAGTTCGGCTTCACCTCGCGTAAGTCTTTCGTTACCGATCAGGTAACCCTGACTGAGATCACTAAAGTGGACGGTGATGTTGCATCACTGGAAACGTTGAAAGCGGCTGGCATCGTGCGTAAGCACGTCGAGTTCGTGAAAGTGATCAAAAGCGGTGAAGCGGCTCGTGCAGTGACCGTAAGTGGCTTAAAGGTAACCAAAGGCGCTCGTGAAGCAATCGAAGCCGCTGGCGGTAAAGTAGAGGAATAA
- the rpsM gene encoding 30S ribosomal protein S13: MARIAGINIPEHKHAVIALTSIFGIGSTRAKSICAAAGVAETTKIKDLDENQVDKLREQVGKFTVEGDLRREVSMSIKRLMDLGCNRGIRHRRSVPVRGQRTKTNARTRKGPRKPIKK; encoded by the coding sequence GTGGCCCGTATCGCTGGCATTAACATCCCTGAACACAAGCACGCCGTCATTGCTCTGACGAGCATTTTCGGTATCGGCTCAACGCGTGCAAAGAGCATTTGTGCCGCTGCTGGTGTTGCAGAGACAACCAAGATTAAAGATCTTGATGAGAACCAAGTTGATAAGCTGCGTGAGCAAGTAGGTAAATTCACCGTTGAAGGTGATCTACGCCGCGAAGTATCAATGAGTATTAAACGTCTGATGGACCTAGGCTGTAACCGTGGTATTCGCCACCGTCGCAGTGTACCTGTTCGTGGTCAGCGCACGAAAACAAATGCGCGTACCCGTAAGGGTCCTCGTAAACCGATTAAGAAGTAA
- the rpsD gene encoding 30S ribosomal protein S4 yields MARYLGPKLKLSRREGTDLFLKSGVRAIDSKCKIDNAPGQHGARRGRLSDYGVQLREKQKVRRSYGVLEKQFRNYYKEAARLKGNTGENLLQLLEQRLDNVVYRMGFASTRAEARQLVSHKAILVNGRVVNIPSFSVSAEDVVSVREKAKNQARISAALELADQREKPTWIEVDSKKMEGTFKRLPERSDLSAEINEQLIVELYSK; encoded by the coding sequence ATGGCAAGATATTTGGGTCCTAAACTCAAACTTAGCCGTCGCGAAGGAACGGATCTGTTCCTGAAAAGCGGCGTTCGAGCTATCGATTCGAAATGTAAAATCGATAATGCGCCTGGTCAGCACGGCGCCCGTCGTGGCCGTTTGTCTGATTACGGTGTGCAGCTACGTGAAAAGCAAAAAGTACGTCGCTCTTATGGCGTACTGGAAAAGCAATTCCGTAACTACTACAAAGAAGCAGCTCGTCTGAAAGGCAACACCGGTGAAAACCTGTTGCAACTGTTGGAACAACGTCTGGACAACGTGGTTTATCGTATGGGCTTCGCCAGCACTCGTGCTGAAGCGCGTCAGTTGGTAAGCCACAAGGCCATTCTGGTAAACGGTCGCGTTGTGAACATTCCTTCTTTTAGCGTATCTGCTGAAGACGTTGTGTCTGTACGTGAGAAAGCTAAGAACCAGGCTCGCATCAGTGCGGCACTGGAACTGGCTGACCAGCGTGAGAAGCCAACTTGGATAGAGGTTGACAGCAAGAAGATGGAAGGCACGTTCAAGCGTCTTCCTGAGCGTAGCGATCTGTCTGCCGAAATTAACGAACAGCTGATCGTCGAGCTTTACAGTAAGTAA
- the rpmD gene encoding 50S ribosomal protein L30: protein MAKTIKVKQTKSAIARLPKHKATLTGLGLRRIGHVRELEDTPAVRGMINKVNYMVEIVEE, encoded by the coding sequence ATGGCTAAAACGATCAAAGTAAAGCAAACCAAGAGCGCTATCGCTCGTTTGCCCAAGCACAAAGCCACTTTGACTGGCTTGGGCTTGCGTCGCATTGGTCATGTTCGTGAATTGGAAGATACTCCAGCAGTTCGCGGCATGATCAATAAAGTAAACTACATGGTTGAGATCGTGGAGGAGTAA
- a CDS encoding DNA-directed RNA polymerase subunit alpha has product MSGSVTEFLKPRLVEIENVSNTRAKVTLEPMERGFGHTLGNALRRILLSSMPGCAVTEVEIDGVLHEYTAKEGVQEDVIEILLNLKGLAVSLEGKEEATLTLVKSGAGPVVAGDIQHDGDVTIANPDHHICTLTGDASIEMRIKVEMGRGYVPASTRRSSEDDERPIGRLLLDASFSPVERIAYSVDSARVEQRTDLDKLIIDMETNGTLDPEEAIRRAATILAEQLDAFVELRDIKEPEAKEEKPEFDPILLRPVDDLELTVRSANCLKAEAIQYIGDLVQRTEVELLKTPNLGKKSLTEIKDVLASRGLSLGMRLENWPPESLVEKD; this is encoded by the coding sequence ATGTCGGGTTCTGTAACTGAATTCCTTAAACCAAGGTTAGTCGAGATAGAAAACGTATCCAACACCCGTGCCAAGGTGACTCTTGAGCCCATGGAGCGTGGTTTTGGACACACACTCGGTAACGCACTGCGTCGTATTCTGCTGTCTTCTATGCCAGGTTGTGCTGTCACAGAAGTAGAAATTGACGGCGTACTGCACGAGTACACCGCCAAAGAAGGCGTGCAGGAAGACGTTATTGAAATCCTGTTGAACCTGAAAGGCTTAGCAGTAAGTCTGGAAGGCAAAGAGGAAGCGACCCTAACACTGGTTAAGTCCGGTGCAGGCCCTGTTGTTGCTGGCGATATTCAGCATGACGGTGACGTAACCATTGCTAACCCTGACCACCACATCTGTACTCTGACAGGTGATGCCTCTATCGAGATGCGCATCAAGGTGGAAATGGGACGCGGTTACGTTCCTGCATCAACCCGTCGTTCCTCTGAAGATGACGAGCGTCCGATTGGCCGCTTGTTGTTAGATGCCTCATTCAGCCCTGTAGAGCGTATCGCTTACTCCGTTGACTCTGCTCGTGTTGAGCAGCGCACCGACTTGGACAAGCTGATCATCGATATGGAAACCAATGGTACATTGGATCCAGAAGAAGCCATCCGCCGCGCCGCCACAATTTTGGCTGAGCAGTTGGATGCTTTCGTTGAACTACGCGATATCAAGGAACCAGAAGCGAAAGAAGAGAAGCCGGAGTTTGATCCGATTCTGCTTCGCCCAGTAGATGATCTGGAGCTTACGGTCCGCTCTGCAAACTGTCTGAAAGCAGAAGCTATCCAGTATATCGGTGACCTGGTGCAACGCACCGAAGTTGAATTGCTGAAAACGCCTAACTTAGGTAAGAAGTCTCTCACAGAAATCAAAGACGTCTTGGCGTCTCGTGGTTTGTCTCTGGGCATGCGCCTGGAGAACTGGCCACCAGAGAGTCTGGTTGAGAAAGACTAA